One Opitutia bacterium DNA segment encodes these proteins:
- a CDS encoding PEP-CTERM sorting domain-containing protein, which yields MKIRLIALLFVAVPVTLLAQVTYAFTDLGTLGGNYATAVAINNAGQIVGTSKNGSGQSRAYIYSGGVMTGLATLGGTTGNATGINNAGVVVGDSTLAGNTVTHGFVYQSGTTTDLGAITGNSYAKGINDNGLIVGYTGVTGGTNAFSYLSGTMTALGSLGGTQSYGNAVNNAGQVGVQTYGLSVYGGVIYDNGTTTSLGTLGGSNTFVFGVGEAGQVLGHSNVAGDAHYHAYIYSGGTMTDLGALGATYNSAAFAINSSDTIVGYSGSPSGNHGFIYSSGQMLDLNSLTTVPTGWVINNAYDINDAGQIVGTIYNSSLSQTRAYLLTPVPEPATWTALVGAVALVATGWRRSRKRASE from the coding sequence ATGAAAATTCGGCTCATCGCCCTGCTCTTCGTTGCGGTCCCGGTCACGTTGCTCGCCCAAGTGACCTACGCTTTCACCGATCTCGGCACCCTCGGCGGCAACTACGCCACTGCCGTTGCGATCAACAATGCCGGTCAGATCGTCGGGACTTCCAAGAACGGTAGCGGCCAATCGCGCGCGTATATCTACTCCGGCGGCGTGATGACCGGTCTGGCAACCCTGGGTGGCACCACCGGGAATGCGACCGGCATCAACAACGCCGGCGTCGTAGTCGGAGATTCGACTCTGGCCGGCAATACCGTCACGCACGGATTCGTCTATCAAAGCGGAACCACGACGGACCTAGGCGCCATCACCGGTAACTCATATGCCAAAGGCATCAATGACAACGGACTTATCGTCGGCTACACCGGTGTAACGGGAGGAACGAATGCGTTCTCCTACCTGAGCGGGACCATGACTGCACTTGGCAGCTTGGGCGGCACGCAGAGCTACGGCAATGCGGTCAACAATGCCGGCCAAGTCGGCGTGCAGACCTACGGCCTTAGCGTCTATGGCGGCGTGATCTATGACAACGGCACCACGACCTCGCTGGGAACCTTGGGCGGCAGCAACACCTTCGTGTTCGGCGTGGGCGAGGCAGGGCAGGTTCTCGGCCACTCCAACGTGGCAGGCGACGCCCACTATCACGCCTATATCTACTCCGGAGGAACTATGACCGACCTCGGCGCACTGGGCGCTACCTACAACAGCGCCGCCTTCGCAATCAACTCGTCCGACACGATCGTCGGCTACTCGGGGAGTCCTTCCGGCAATCACGGCTTCATCTATTCCAGCGGACAGATGCTAGACCTGAATTCTCTCACCACTGTCCCTACTGGCTGGGTGATCAACAACGCCTACGACATCAACGACGCCGGCCAGATTGTCGGGACCATCTACAACAGCTCGCTGAGCCAGACGCGGGCCTACCTATTGACGCCTGTTCCAGAACCCGCGACTTGGACTGCCTTGGTCGGAGCCGTCGCCCTGGTGGCCACAGGATGGCGCCGCTCGCGGAAGCGCGCGTCTGAATGA
- a CDS encoding DUF4440 domain-containing protein — protein sequence MKRAALGFLLACAFCVAGRLVAAESQDAADIRAMLDAQVAGWNSGDVARYMDYYVKSEQLRFASGGTITYGWKETLERYRKSYPDKATMGTLTCTYHDINVVAPDTAIVFGRWELQRAADKPWGLFTLLVKKLPEGWRVAADHTSSGGK from the coding sequence ATGAAACGCGCCGCACTCGGATTTCTTCTCGCGTGCGCATTCTGCGTGGCCGGCCGGCTCGTTGCCGCTGAATCGCAGGACGCGGCCGACATCCGCGCGATGCTCGACGCGCAGGTCGCGGGCTGGAACAGCGGCGATGTGGCGCGCTACATGGATTACTACGTGAAGTCCGAGCAGCTCCGCTTCGCCTCGGGCGGCACGATCACCTACGGCTGGAAGGAAACGCTCGAACGCTACCGCAAGAGTTACCCGGACAAGGCGACGATGGGCACGCTCACTTGCACCTACCACGACATCAATGTCGTCGCGCCCGACACCGCGATCGTCTTCGGCCGATGGGAGCTCCAACGCGCCGCCGACAAACCGTGGGGCCTGTTCACCCTGCTCGTGAAGAAGCTCCCCGAAGGCTGGCGCGTCGCCGCCGACCACACCTCGAGCGGCGGGAAGTGA
- a CDS encoding amidohydrolase: protein MLPRPTLLALALCAPLTAFAGPELKDAVAAKVNAEYPSLEIIYRDLHTHPELSFVEKRTAGIAAKQLRAAGFTVTENVGNTGVVAVLQNGAGPTLAIRADMDALPIKEATGLPYASQVKMADVTGKEQPAMHACGHDTHVTTLIGTARTMAALKAHWSGTLVLFAQPAEEIGGGARAMLKDGLFTKFPRPDNVIAFHVGGDSPAGQVATLEGPSYANVDSIDILVRGIGGHGARPHSTRDPVVLASEIILALQTVVSRELKPGTPAVITVGAIHGGTKRNIIPAEVRLELTLRSYSDEVAAHLLASIKRIAENTARAAGVPDDLLPVITVEQTRTPFTFNDPALTRRLTGVFAQWFPAEQLGTAEAGTYGEDFAEYGRTQPRIPISIFWVGGSDPKVLADATAKGQLAPSNHSAFWAPLPEPTIKTAITAMSAAALDLLAKK from the coding sequence ATGCTCCCCCGCCCCACCCTCCTCGCGCTCGCTCTCTGCGCGCCCTTGACCGCGTTCGCCGGCCCCGAACTCAAGGACGCCGTCGCCGCCAAGGTGAACGCCGAGTATCCCTCGCTCGAAATCATCTACCGCGACCTGCACACGCACCCGGAACTCTCGTTCGTCGAGAAACGCACCGCAGGCATCGCCGCCAAGCAGCTGCGCGCGGCCGGTTTCACCGTGACCGAAAACGTCGGCAACACGGGCGTGGTCGCCGTCCTGCAAAACGGCGCCGGTCCCACGCTCGCCATCCGTGCCGACATGGACGCGCTGCCGATCAAGGAGGCGACCGGCCTGCCCTACGCGAGCCAGGTCAAGATGGCCGACGTCACCGGCAAGGAGCAGCCGGCGATGCACGCCTGCGGCCACGACACGCACGTCACCACGCTCATCGGCACCGCGCGCACGATGGCGGCGTTGAAGGCGCACTGGTCCGGCACGCTCGTGCTATTCGCTCAACCCGCCGAGGAAATCGGCGGCGGCGCGCGCGCGATGTTGAAGGACGGCCTGTTCACCAAGTTTCCGCGCCCAGACAACGTGATCGCGTTCCACGTCGGCGGCGACTCACCCGCCGGCCAGGTCGCCACGCTCGAAGGCCCGAGCTACGCCAACGTCGATTCGATCGACATCCTCGTGCGCGGCATCGGCGGCCATGGCGCGCGCCCCCACTCGACCCGCGATCCGGTCGTGCTCGCCTCGGAAATCATCCTCGCGCTCCAGACCGTCGTCAGCCGCGAGCTGAAGCCCGGCACGCCCGCCGTGATCACCGTCGGCGCCATCCATGGCGGCACGAAGCGCAACATCATCCCCGCCGAAGTGCGGCTCGAGCTCACGCTGCGCAGCTACAGCGACGAAGTGGCCGCGCACCTGCTCGCCTCGATCAAGCGCATCGCGGAAAACACCGCGCGCGCCGCCGGCGTGCCGGACGACCTGCTGCCCGTCATCACGGTCGAGCAAACGCGGACGCCTTTCACGTTCAACGACCCGGCGCTCACGCGCCGCCTGACCGGCGTGTTCGCGCAATGGTTCCCCGCCGAGCAACTCGGCACGGCGGAGGCCGGCACCTACGGTGAGGATTTCGCCGAATATGGCCGCACCCAACCGCGCATCCCGATCTCGATTTTCTGGGTCGGCGGCAGCGACCCGAAGGTCCTCGCCGACGCGACCGCCAAAGGTCAGCTCGCGCCGTCGAACCACAGCGCCTTCTGGGCGCCGCTCCCCGAGCCGACGATCAAGACGGCCATCACCGCAATGAGCGCCGCGGCGCTGGACTTGCTCGCCAAGAAATGA
- a CDS encoding peptidylprolyl isomerase: MRRLLFVFACAVLSLGAQEKSPAAIAAAPAPSPTLPDGLYAEFTTSHGAFVAELYYRKTPMTVASFVGRAETGIAGRDGQPFFSGLTWYRVVPNFVIQSGDPIRSAMKPDAKPTEADDAAGHPFPFPDEIAPGLHHESAGILSMANGGPDTNSSEFFITLRDTNRLNYLHSVFGRVVRGGELLPQIKQDEGFTVKILRVGAAARAFKADQIAFAGYIDAAKKYTAAREPGPTAHFDDPDKVLPTEPPRAMYFNYKLANFERFTGKKIYARVFAKSPTEAEDAQPGAYMSTLAKKLGTDRDGVLAVYFADEKDWRIWFGDEAVAIFLGRKPTAADLALDGPLHNAKMAFIDAAVARGDAFAKQVIAEGRPVNDAQRIKLTVDEVLDGLIYLFEPKK; encoded by the coding sequence ATGCGACGACTCCTGTTCGTGTTCGCGTGCGCCGTGCTTTCACTCGGCGCCCAGGAAAAATCTCCCGCGGCGATCGCCGCCGCGCCGGCTCCCTCGCCCACACTGCCCGACGGCCTCTACGCTGAGTTCACGACGTCGCACGGCGCATTCGTGGCCGAGCTGTATTATCGGAAAACACCGATGACGGTCGCGTCCTTCGTCGGGCGCGCCGAGACCGGCATCGCCGGGCGCGACGGCCAGCCGTTCTTCAGCGGCCTGACCTGGTATCGCGTTGTGCCCAACTTCGTCATCCAAAGCGGCGACCCGATCCGCAGCGCGATGAAGCCCGATGCGAAACCCACCGAGGCCGACGACGCGGCAGGCCACCCATTTCCCTTCCCCGACGAGATCGCGCCGGGCCTGCACCACGAGTCGGCCGGCATCCTCTCGATGGCCAACGGCGGCCCCGACACGAACAGCAGTGAGTTTTTCATCACGCTCCGCGACACGAACCGCCTGAACTACCTGCACAGCGTCTTCGGCCGCGTCGTGCGCGGCGGCGAGTTGCTCCCGCAGATCAAGCAGGACGAGGGCTTCACGGTGAAAATCCTCCGCGTCGGCGCGGCCGCGAGAGCCTTCAAGGCCGACCAGATCGCCTTCGCCGGCTACATCGACGCCGCGAAGAAATACACCGCCGCGCGCGAGCCGGGCCCGACGGCGCACTTCGACGATCCCGACAAGGTGCTGCCCACCGAGCCGCCGCGCGCCATGTATTTCAACTACAAGCTCGCGAACTTCGAGCGCTTCACCGGCAAGAAAATCTACGCGCGCGTCTTCGCCAAGTCCCCGACCGAAGCCGAGGACGCCCAACCCGGCGCCTACATGAGCACGCTCGCCAAGAAACTCGGCACCGATCGCGACGGCGTGCTCGCCGTCTATTTCGCCGACGAGAAGGACTGGCGCATCTGGTTCGGCGACGAGGCCGTCGCGATCTTCCTCGGCCGCAAGCCCACCGCCGCCGACCTCGCGCTCGATGGCCCGCTGCACAACGCCAAGATGGCGTTCATCGACGCCGCCGTCGCGCGCGGCGACGCCTTTGCCAAGCAAGTCATCGCCGAAGGCCGCCCCGTGAACGATGCCCAGCGCATCAAGCTCACCGTCGACGAAGTGCTCGACGGCCTGATCTATCTCTTCGAGCCGAAGAAGTGA
- a CDS encoding zinc carboxypeptidase — protein MLLRRLLPLALALFASAAPALRAGVSLDYYLPAGTTYNPKVPTPEQFFGFQVGDWHIRSELNTAYLRAVAAAAPDRVKFEIMGYTHERKPLVLLTITAPDNHAKLEQIRADHLALFDPAKSAALDVAAMPVVIDLGYSVHGNEPSGVNAMPLVVYYLAAAQDAKVAEILRRSVILVEAQRNPDGGDRAAQWFNQHKSLSAPSVDPLDREHNEAWPRGRFNHYWFDPNRDWLPLVHPEAQARAELFHRWRPNLLTDHHEMGTNGTFFFQPGVPTRNNPSSPAKVFELTAKVAAFHERALNGKGIFYYSEQSFDDFYPGKGSTYPDLHGTIGILFEQASARGHAQESANGVLTFAFAIRNHVLSSLSSVDASVALRTELLDLQKDFPRETADLAAKSKVKAYVFGDDGDPARAWAFLSLLAKHHIEVRALGEDVTADGRTYKAGAAWVALTNQAQFRLLTEMFVKRTTFEDSVFYDVSAWTLPLAFNLPYAELERAPAAGQPLGAPEFPAGQLVGGHSDYAYLFNWNGYFAPRALQRLHAAGVLVKGLTSPIEALTADGARHAFGYGAVLVPVGLQPERAAAIRAVVDTIVKEDAVTVYGCGTGLTPKGVDLGSASFAVLPAPRVALITGDGVDPHDIGAAWHVLDQRVGLTPTLLDVAQLGRADLARYTTIIFADGRYDDNVNDTTVANLKRWVRDGGTLVLMGRAAPWAAKKELATLEFAGRGSTETAATSGGRTRASAAADESEGAGKRFPYASASDREAQRLIAGAVVAASIDPTHPLGYGFSDERVSFCRKNGIFLKHAKSPYETPAVYTAKPLQSGFVSEANQTALANTAAIVALPVGRGAVVAMPDDPNFRGFWYGGNRVFFNAVFYGSVIRPPSGGDGGD, from the coding sequence ATGCTGCTTCGCCGCCTGCTACCCCTCGCGCTCGCGTTGTTCGCCTCCGCTGCCCCGGCACTGCGCGCCGGTGTGTCGCTCGACTACTACCTGCCCGCCGGCACGACCTACAACCCGAAGGTCCCGACGCCGGAGCAGTTCTTCGGCTTCCAAGTCGGCGACTGGCACATTCGCAGCGAGCTCAACACCGCCTACCTCCGCGCCGTCGCCGCCGCCGCGCCCGACCGCGTGAAGTTCGAAATCATGGGCTACACTCACGAGCGCAAGCCGCTCGTGCTGCTCACGATCACCGCGCCGGACAACCACGCGAAGCTCGAGCAGATCCGCGCCGACCACCTGGCGTTGTTCGATCCGGCGAAAAGCGCCGCGCTCGACGTCGCGGCGATGCCCGTCGTGATCGACCTCGGCTACAGCGTCCACGGCAACGAGCCGAGCGGCGTGAACGCCATGCCGCTCGTCGTCTATTACCTCGCCGCCGCGCAGGACGCGAAGGTCGCGGAAATCCTCCGCCGCTCTGTCATCCTCGTCGAAGCCCAGCGCAACCCCGACGGCGGCGATCGCGCCGCGCAGTGGTTCAACCAGCACAAGTCGCTCAGCGCGCCCTCCGTCGACCCGCTCGATCGCGAGCACAACGAGGCGTGGCCGCGCGGCCGGTTCAACCACTACTGGTTCGACCCGAATCGCGACTGGCTTCCGCTCGTGCACCCCGAGGCGCAGGCCCGCGCGGAGTTGTTCCACCGCTGGCGTCCGAACCTCCTCACCGACCACCACGAAATGGGCACGAACGGCACGTTCTTCTTCCAGCCCGGCGTGCCAACGCGCAACAACCCCAGTTCGCCCGCCAAAGTCTTCGAGCTCACCGCCAAGGTCGCCGCGTTCCACGAGCGCGCGCTGAACGGCAAAGGCATCTTCTACTACAGCGAGCAGAGCTTCGACGATTTCTATCCGGGCAAAGGCTCCACGTATCCGGACCTGCACGGCACGATCGGCATCCTCTTCGAACAGGCCAGCGCGCGCGGTCACGCGCAGGAGAGCGCCAACGGCGTGCTCACGTTCGCCTTCGCGATCCGCAACCACGTGCTCTCCTCGCTCAGTTCGGTCGATGCCTCCGTCGCGCTCCGCACCGAGTTGCTCGACCTGCAAAAGGACTTCCCGCGCGAAACCGCCGACCTCGCCGCGAAGAGCAAGGTGAAGGCCTACGTCTTCGGCGACGACGGCGACCCCGCGCGCGCCTGGGCGTTCCTCTCTCTTCTCGCGAAACACCACATCGAAGTCCGCGCGCTCGGCGAGGACGTCACCGCGGACGGCCGCACCTACAAGGCCGGAGCGGCCTGGGTCGCGCTGACCAACCAAGCGCAATTCCGCCTGCTCACGGAGATGTTCGTGAAACGCACGACGTTCGAGGATTCGGTTTTCTACGACGTCTCCGCGTGGACGCTGCCGCTCGCGTTCAACCTGCCTTACGCCGAGCTCGAACGCGCCCCCGCCGCCGGCCAGCCGCTCGGCGCGCCGGAATTCCCCGCCGGCCAGCTCGTCGGCGGACACAGCGACTACGCCTACCTTTTCAACTGGAACGGCTACTTCGCCCCGCGCGCGCTGCAACGCCTCCACGCCGCCGGCGTCCTCGTGAAAGGTCTCACGTCGCCCATCGAGGCGCTCACGGCCGATGGCGCACGCCACGCCTTCGGCTACGGCGCCGTGCTCGTGCCGGTCGGCCTGCAACCGGAGCGCGCCGCTGCGATTCGAGCCGTCGTCGACACGATCGTGAAAGAGGACGCCGTCACCGTCTACGGTTGCGGCACGGGCCTCACCCCGAAGGGCGTGGATCTCGGCAGCGCTTCGTTCGCCGTGTTGCCCGCCCCGCGCGTGGCGCTCATCACCGGCGACGGCGTGGACCCGCACGACATCGGCGCGGCGTGGCACGTGCTCGATCAACGCGTCGGCCTCACACCCACGCTCCTCGACGTCGCGCAACTCGGCCGGGCCGATCTCGCGCGCTACACCACGATCATCTTCGCCGACGGGCGCTACGACGACAACGTGAACGACACGACCGTCGCCAATCTCAAGCGCTGGGTCCGCGACGGCGGCACGCTCGTGCTCATGGGCCGCGCCGCGCCCTGGGCCGCGAAAAAGGAACTCGCCACGCTCGAATTCGCTGGCCGCGGCTCGACGGAAACGGCGGCGACGAGCGGCGGTCGCACGCGCGCGAGCGCCGCGGCGGACGAGAGCGAGGGTGCCGGCAAGCGCTTCCCCTACGCCTCCGCCAGCGACCGCGAGGCGCAGCGCCTGATCGCCGGCGCCGTCGTGGCCGCATCCATCGACCCGACGCACCCACTCGGCTACGGTTTCAGCGACGAGCGCGTCTCGTTCTGCCGCAAGAACGGCATTTTCCTGAAGCACGCCAAGTCGCCCTACGAGACGCCCGCCGTCTACACCGCGAAGCCGCTTCAATCCGGCTTTGTCTCCGAGGCCAACCAGACCGCCCTCGCCAACACCGCCGCGATCGTCGCCTTGCCGGTGGGGCGCGGCGCCGTGGTGGCGATGCCCGACGACCCGAACTTCCGCGGCTTCTGGTATGGCGGCAACCGCGTGTTCTTCAACGCGGTGTTCTACGGCAGCGTCATCCGCCCACCGAGCGGCGGCGACGGCGGCGATTGA
- a CDS encoding response regulator transcription factor: MTNLRICLLHVEDDYLWQTTIAAAVAGMSDIRKFETVTSAAAALDRAPVLRPDVVVLDVVLPDGDGLAVARTLAALKTPPRIVLLSVRRDDVVLQAACSPHIAALLWKTGDVLDKLPEAIRTVAAGGKYHPPDVREALRKFRADPQAYFKILSDRELELLPRFGEGLSDEEVATLFGLSIHTVKSHRQNILTKLGLHSTARLIHWAIMRGFVRPPSDGWVVREDGEPFETGQSGPP, translated from the coding sequence GTGACGAATCTCCGTATCTGCCTGCTCCATGTTGAAGACGACTACCTTTGGCAAACGACCATCGCTGCGGCGGTGGCCGGGATGTCTGACATCCGAAAATTCGAGACGGTAACCAGTGCCGCCGCCGCGCTCGACCGGGCGCCGGTGTTGCGGCCCGACGTGGTTGTCCTCGATGTCGTGTTGCCCGACGGCGACGGCTTGGCGGTGGCGCGGACGCTCGCGGCGCTGAAGACGCCGCCACGGATCGTGCTGCTCTCGGTCCGCCGGGACGACGTGGTGTTGCAGGCGGCGTGCAGCCCTCACATCGCGGCGTTGCTCTGGAAGACCGGCGACGTGCTGGACAAACTGCCCGAGGCGATCCGCACGGTCGCGGCGGGCGGCAAATACCATCCGCCTGACGTGCGCGAGGCGTTGCGGAAATTCCGCGCGGACCCGCAGGCCTACTTCAAGATACTGTCCGACCGCGAACTCGAGCTGCTCCCGCGTTTCGGCGAGGGATTGTCGGATGAGGAGGTTGCGACGCTTTTCGGACTCAGCATCCACACCGTGAAGTCGCACCGGCAGAACATCCTCACTAAACTCGGCCTGCACAGCACGGCGCGGCTGATCCACTGGGCCATCATGCGCGGCTTCGTCCGCCCGCCGAGCGACGGCTGGGTCGTGCGGGAGGACGGCGAGCCGTTTGAGACCGGCCAATCAGGTCCCCCATGA
- a CDS encoding ATP-dependent 6-phosphofructokinase: protein MKERIGIVTGGGDCPGLNAVIYAVVKAADRRGWETLGIYGGFDGLLSPVQARPMNYQEMDGLLYLGGTVLGTSNKGRFVAKAGHGEKREIDPAVLAEAKRNFDALGLRALVVVGGDGSLSIGLQCMGAGIPIVGVPKTIDNDIDGTAVTFGFDTAVSFATDAIDRLRTHAESHKRVIVVEMMGRYAGWIAAHAGIAGGASVVLIPEIEFTYESIVRKIVEREAEGRHFTMVVVAEGARQKGGDFTTHGGPEEKNREARLGGISAVVAEEIGRRTGKEVRNCVLGHLQRGGVPTTFDRLLCTRFGANAVRLIDEGCYGHMVASRPPDIVPIPIADAVGKLKTVPTDGDLIRTGRALGICWGD from the coding sequence ATGAAAGAACGCATTGGTATCGTCACTGGCGGCGGCGACTGCCCGGGATTGAACGCAGTCATCTACGCGGTCGTTAAGGCCGCGGACCGTCGCGGCTGGGAAACCCTCGGTATTTACGGCGGCTTCGACGGCCTTCTGTCGCCTGTCCAGGCCCGTCCGATGAACTACCAGGAGATGGACGGCCTGCTCTATCTCGGTGGCACCGTGCTCGGCACGTCCAACAAGGGTCGCTTCGTCGCCAAGGCCGGTCACGGCGAAAAGCGCGAGATCGACCCCGCCGTCCTCGCCGAGGCGAAACGCAATTTCGACGCGCTCGGTCTGCGCGCACTCGTGGTCGTCGGCGGCGACGGCTCGCTCTCCATCGGCCTGCAATGCATGGGCGCCGGCATCCCGATCGTCGGTGTGCCGAAGACCATCGACAACGACATCGACGGCACGGCCGTGACCTTCGGCTTCGACACCGCGGTCTCGTTCGCGACCGACGCCATTGATCGCCTCCGCACACACGCCGAGAGCCATAAGCGCGTGATCGTCGTCGAGATGATGGGCCGTTACGCCGGCTGGATCGCGGCGCACGCCGGCATCGCCGGTGGCGCGAGCGTCGTGCTCATCCCCGAGATCGAATTCACCTACGAGAGCATCGTGCGCAAGATCGTGGAGCGCGAGGCCGAGGGCCGGCACTTCACCATGGTCGTCGTCGCCGAGGGCGCGCGCCAGAAGGGGGGCGACTTCACCACCCACGGCGGCCCCGAGGAAAAGAACCGCGAGGCTCGCCTGGGCGGCATCAGCGCCGTCGTGGCGGAGGAGATCGGTCGCCGCACCGGCAAGGAAGTGCGCAATTGCGTGCTCGGTCACTTGCAGCGCGGCGGCGTGCCGACGACGTTCGATCGCCTGCTCTGCACGCGCTTCGGTGCGAACGCCGTGCGCCTGATCGACGAGGGCTGCTACGGCCACATGGTCGCCTCGCGCCCGCCCGACATCGTGCCGATCCCGATCGCCGATGCTGTCGGCAAGCTGAAGACGGTCCCGACGGACGGAGATTTGATTCGCACCGGCCGGGCACTCGGTATCTGTTGGGGCGACTAA
- a CDS encoding histidine kinase: MSEPRRHNWLFIFGVWTAVGVLLSLQTYISLSQMPDSPRAHVVLWVAQMYRAWLWALLTPAVFLLRRELVRRHPNHVVRFALHMLTALTLLAWCNIVRLWALNITFGWWRLEDYGIDAIWNMLSARSFIDFYVYWIVVTADYIRYLVNHKVQTDLREEQLQTQLVQAELAALKQQVQPHFLFNSLNAISSLMREGERDKAVEAISLLSQLLRQLMANGGKQEIELWRELDYAQCYLSVEKVRFEEKLVTSFEADEECLNALVPTLILQPLVENAVKHGIAQRRNPGRVRVIAQRLDAGRMRLEVFNDPAEGGRKADARDSHGIGLQATRARLERAFGPTHKLTYDLSNPAGCVVTIELPFRTAGAASQLN; this comes from the coding sequence ATGTCCGAGCCCCGGCGGCACAACTGGCTTTTCATCTTCGGCGTCTGGACCGCCGTGGGCGTGCTGTTGTCGCTGCAGACCTACATCAGTCTGTCGCAGATGCCGGACTCGCCCCGTGCGCACGTGGTGCTCTGGGTCGCGCAGATGTATCGCGCGTGGTTGTGGGCGCTGTTGACGCCGGCGGTATTTTTGCTCCGACGCGAACTGGTGCGGCGGCATCCGAACCACGTCGTGCGCTTCGCGCTGCACATGCTCACGGCGCTCACGCTGCTCGCGTGGTGCAACATCGTGCGGCTGTGGGCGCTCAACATCACCTTCGGCTGGTGGCGGCTGGAGGATTACGGGATCGACGCGATCTGGAACATGCTCAGCGCGCGCTCGTTCATCGATTTCTACGTCTACTGGATCGTCGTCACCGCCGACTACATCCGCTACCTCGTCAATCACAAGGTCCAGACCGATCTGCGCGAGGAGCAGCTCCAGACGCAGCTCGTGCAGGCGGAGCTCGCGGCGCTCAAGCAACAGGTGCAGCCGCACTTTCTGTTTAATTCCCTCAACGCCATCTCGTCGCTCATGCGCGAGGGCGAGCGCGACAAGGCCGTGGAGGCCATCTCGCTGCTCTCGCAACTGCTCCGCCAGCTCATGGCCAACGGCGGCAAGCAGGAGATCGAACTGTGGCGCGAACTCGACTACGCCCAGTGCTACCTTTCGGTCGAGAAGGTGCGCTTCGAGGAGAAGCTCGTCACGAGTTTCGAGGCCGACGAGGAATGCCTCAACGCCCTCGTGCCCACGCTCATTCTCCAGCCGCTGGTCGAGAACGCAGTGAAACACGGCATCGCGCAGCGCCGCAACCCCGGCCGCGTGCGGGTGATCGCGCAACGCCTGGATGCGGGCCGGATGCGCCTCGAGGTGTTCAACGATCCCGCCGAAGGCGGACGCAAAGCCGACGCGCGGGACAGCCACGGCATCGGCCTGCAGGCGACGCGCGCCCGTCTCGAGCGCGCCTTCGGCCCGACCCACAAGCTTACCTACGACCTCAGCAACCCCGCCGGCTGCGTGGTGACGATCGAACTGCCGTTCCGCACCGCCGGCGCCGCCAGCCAACTCAACTGA
- a CDS encoding response regulator transcription factor encodes MEKIRVLIVDDERPARRALRTLLENETDIEVVGEATDGEGGLEMIRKLRPQLVFLDIQMPLLTGLELLQKLPAGERPEIIFVTAYDEFALRAFELQATDYLVKPYSDERFHAALDRAKRRIRAGSFGATEQALRALLEKLQPTLAPGGSASAPAPGVADFSRLVVKADGQLHFLNQPDIRWVEGQGDFVKLHLKERGLMVRMTLTKIEEMLDPEIFVRIHKSTIVNLNYVRRVMPMLARSHGMELDDGTALPIGPSYRGVLDRLK; translated from the coding sequence ATGGAAAAGATCCGCGTCCTCATCGTCGATGACGAGCGCCCCGCCCGGCGAGCGCTGCGCACTTTGCTAGAGAACGAAACCGACATCGAAGTCGTCGGCGAAGCGACGGACGGAGAGGGTGGGCTCGAGATGATCCGCAAGCTGCGCCCGCAGCTCGTGTTCCTCGATATCCAGATGCCGCTCCTCACGGGCCTCGAATTGCTGCAAAAGCTGCCGGCCGGCGAGCGTCCCGAGATCATCTTCGTGACCGCCTACGACGAGTTCGCGCTGCGCGCCTTCGAACTGCAGGCCACGGATTATCTCGTGAAGCCCTACAGCGACGAACGGTTCCACGCTGCGCTCGATCGCGCCAAGCGCCGCATCCGCGCCGGATCGTTCGGCGCCACCGAGCAGGCTTTGCGCGCGTTGCTGGAAAAACTCCAACCCACCCTCGCTCCCGGTGGCTCGGCCTCCGCGCCGGCGCCGGGCGTGGCGGACTTTTCGCGCCTCGTGGTGAAGGCGGACGGCCAGCTCCATTTCCTAAACCAACCTGACATCCGCTGGGTGGAAGGGCAGGGGGATTTCGTGAAGCTCCACCTCAAGGAACGCGGCCTGATGGTGCGCATGACCCTCACGAAGATCGAGGAGATGCTCGATCCCGAGATTTTCGTCCGCATCCACAAGAGCACGATCGTGAACCTGAATTACGTGCGCCGCGTCATGCCGATGCTCGCGCGCAGTCACGGAATGGAGCTCGACGACGGCACGGCGTTGCCAATCGGGCCGAGCTATCGCGGCGTGCTCGATAGACTGAAGTGA